A single genomic interval of Pelagerythrobacter marensis harbors:
- a CDS encoding protein-L-isoaspartate(D-aspartate) O-methyltransferase: MSYEKQREAMVQRQIRARGITGEAILRAFGEVPRERFVPADMAEFAYEDGPLPIGEGQTISQPYIVASMIDAAAIGPDDRVLEVGAGSGYAAAVLSRIARQVFAVERHAILARQARERVEALGYDNLEIVAGDGMDGLPHEAPFDAILVAARSDEVPQALKRQLAKGGRLVIPVGGEDMQQLRHVLRTGEESWESHDIAPVRFVPLLPGAVPEDGAPAASNHRPARAKTLPESIADAAIPLGDIGDDSFAAAFDRFADRRVVMLGECSHGTHEFYAARAAITRRLVERHGFTVVAVEGDWPDAAAYDRYIRGLPQREGAPRPFRRFPTWMWRNTVMPGFLGDLRAINKRRGENDRVGFYGLDIYNMSGSIAAVLAYLDEHDPEAAAIARERYGCLTPWQADPATYGRAALRKGYAECEQPVVAQCRELLKRALEQDGESFGAAMNARLVTAAERYYRIMYYGGAESWNLRDSHMAETLDHLLEARGPGARAVVWAHNSHIGDARASEMGSVRGEHNLGQLIRERWGKEAALIGFGTHAGTVSAADDWDGERATKRVRPSRRDSYERLCHDSGVARFLLDLSSDPALARRLAEPRLERFIGVIYRPETERWSHYSEAALAGQFDAYVWFDETRALEPLAPHEPHDRGPQTWPFGV, from the coding sequence ATGAGCTACGAGAAGCAACGCGAAGCCATGGTGCAGCGGCAGATCCGTGCCCGCGGCATTACCGGCGAAGCGATCCTGCGGGCATTCGGCGAAGTGCCGCGCGAACGGTTCGTGCCCGCGGACATGGCCGAATTCGCCTATGAAGACGGCCCGCTGCCGATTGGCGAGGGGCAGACGATCTCGCAGCCCTATATCGTCGCCAGCATGATCGACGCGGCGGCGATCGGGCCGGACGACCGGGTGCTCGAAGTGGGCGCAGGCTCGGGCTATGCGGCCGCGGTCCTGTCGCGGATCGCACGGCAGGTTTTCGCCGTCGAACGCCATGCGATCCTCGCCCGGCAGGCGCGCGAGCGGGTCGAGGCGCTCGGCTACGACAACCTGGAGATCGTTGCCGGCGACGGGATGGACGGCCTTCCCCACGAAGCGCCGTTCGATGCGATCCTGGTTGCCGCGCGCAGCGACGAAGTGCCCCAGGCCCTGAAACGCCAGCTGGCGAAAGGCGGCAGGCTGGTCATACCCGTCGGGGGCGAAGACATGCAGCAGCTACGCCACGTACTGCGCACGGGGGAGGAGTCCTGGGAAAGCCACGACATCGCGCCCGTGCGCTTCGTGCCCCTGCTGCCCGGCGCCGTGCCGGAGGACGGCGCACCCGCCGCCAGCAACCATCGGCCCGCGCGTGCGAAGACCCTGCCCGAGTCGATCGCCGATGCCGCAATCCCGCTCGGCGATATCGGCGACGATTCCTTCGCGGCGGCTTTCGACCGCTTTGCCGACCGGCGCGTGGTCATGCTGGGAGAATGCAGCCACGGCACGCACGAGTTCTACGCCGCGCGCGCCGCGATCACGCGCCGCCTGGTGGAACGGCACGGTTTCACCGTGGTCGCGGTGGAAGGCGACTGGCCCGATGCCGCGGCTTACGACCGCTATATTCGCGGGCTACCGCAGCGCGAGGGTGCGCCACGGCCCTTCCGGCGCTTCCCCACATGGATGTGGCGCAACACGGTCATGCCCGGTTTCCTGGGCGATCTGAGGGCGATCAACAAGCGGCGGGGCGAGAACGACCGGGTCGGTTTCTACGGTCTCGACATCTACAACATGTCCGGTTCGATCGCGGCAGTGCTCGCCTATCTCGACGAGCACGATCCCGAAGCCGCCGCCATTGCCCGCGAACGCTACGGCTGCCTCACCCCGTGGCAGGCCGATCCCGCGACTTACGGCCGAGCGGCGCTGCGCAAGGGCTATGCCGAGTGCGAGCAGCCGGTCGTCGCGCAGTGCCGGGAACTGCTGAAACGGGCGCTGGAACAGGATGGCGAAAGTTTCGGCGCGGCGATGAACGCGCGCCTGGTGACAGCGGCGGAGCGCTATTACCGCATCATGTACTACGGCGGCGCCGAAAGCTGGAACCTGCGCGACAGCCATATGGCCGAAACGCTCGACCACCTGCTCGAGGCGCGCGGGCCCGGTGCCAGGGCGGTGGTCTGGGCCCACAACAGCCATATCGGCGACGCACGCGCGAGCGAGATGGGCTCGGTCCGGGGCGAGCACAATCTCGGCCAGCTCATCCGCGAGCGATGGGGGAAGGAAGCGGCCCTGATCGGCTTCGGAACCCATGCGGGCACCGTCTCCGCCGCCGACGACTGGGACGGGGAGCGTGCGACCAAACGCGTCCGCCCCTCGCGCCGCGACAGCTACGAGCGGCTGTGCCACGACAGCGGCGTGGCGCGTTTCCTGCTCGACCTGTCGAGCGATCCCGCGCTGGCCCGGCGCCTGGCGGAGCCGCGGCTCGAACGGTTCATCGGAGTGATCTACCGGCCCGAAACCGAACGCTGGAGCCACTACAGCGAAGCCGCCTTGGCCGGACAGTTCGACGCCTACGTCTGGTTCGACGAGACGCGCGCGCTCGAACCGCTCGCGCCGCACGAACCCCACGATCGCGGGCCGCAAACCTGGCCGTTCGGGGTTTAG
- the groES gene encoding co-chaperone GroES, protein MAFRPLHDRVLVRRIEAEEKTAGGIIIPDSAKEKPSEGEVIAVGSGAKAEDGTVTPLDVKAGDRVLFGKWSGTEVKLDGEDLLIMKESDIMGIIG, encoded by the coding sequence ATGGCATTTCGTCCGCTGCACGACCGTGTCCTGGTCCGTCGCATCGAAGCCGAAGAGAAGACCGCCGGGGGCATCATCATCCCCGACAGCGCCAAGGAAAAGCCGAGCGAAGGCGAAGTTATCGCCGTCGGTTCCGGGGCCAAGGCCGAAGACGGGACGGTCACCCCGCTCGACGTGAAGGCCGGCGATCGCGTCCTGTTTGGCAAGTGGTCCGGCACCGAGGTCAAGCTCGATGGCGAAGACCTGCTGATCATGAAGGAAAGCGACATCATGGGGATCATCGGCTGA
- a CDS encoding MATE family efflux transporter has product MTATFKLAWPLALANLLQMLTYAVDVIFIARLGDAPLAASAIAVAVFGLVLWALSGLTGAVAPLIAEELGARAPALRPVRRATRMALWLAVLSGAAGMGLCLLLEPIMRATGQQEEIIALATAYNLMIVWSLIPMLINNVLRNFVSALGRPVFATAITAAGIAVNALANYAFIFGNLGAPELGLRGAAVATIVTGVTTMLAYILAIRLDPRLHRYRIFGFWWRVDMQRLMQIVRLGTPIALTVTAEGGIFGGAAFMMGNIGTSQLAAHTVALQIAALAFQVPFGIGQAATIRVGYFFGARDRAGIMRAGWTAIAMGTGFMAVTATAMIVIPMPLLAIYVDPWAPENAVLVAFALRYLVIAAAFQLFDGIQAVAAGALRGLQDTRIPMWIAIFSYWVPGMGASLLLGFATPLQGRGVWLGLAIGLTVAAALLVWRWRRRDALGLTLRQVAPA; this is encoded by the coding sequence ATGACGGCCACCTTCAAGCTGGCCTGGCCGCTTGCGCTCGCCAACCTGCTGCAGATGCTGACTTATGCAGTCGACGTGATCTTCATCGCGCGCCTGGGGGACGCGCCGCTGGCGGCATCGGCGATCGCGGTTGCCGTGTTCGGCCTGGTGCTCTGGGCCCTGTCGGGGCTGACAGGCGCGGTCGCTCCCCTGATCGCGGAAGAGCTGGGCGCGCGCGCACCGGCGCTGCGTCCGGTCCGCCGGGCGACGCGCATGGCGCTGTGGCTCGCGGTGCTGAGCGGGGCCGCCGGCATGGGCCTGTGCCTGCTGCTCGAACCGATCATGCGCGCCACGGGCCAGCAGGAAGAGATCATCGCGCTGGCCACGGCCTACAACCTGATGATCGTCTGGTCGCTGATCCCGATGCTGATCAACAACGTCCTGCGAAACTTCGTCTCGGCGCTCGGCCGGCCGGTGTTCGCGACCGCGATCACGGCGGCCGGGATCGCGGTCAACGCATTGGCCAACTATGCCTTCATCTTCGGCAATCTGGGCGCGCCCGAACTGGGCCTGCGCGGCGCGGCGGTGGCGACGATCGTCACCGGCGTGACCACGATGCTCGCCTATATCCTCGCCATCCGGCTCGATCCGCGGCTGCACCGCTATCGCATCTTCGGGTTCTGGTGGCGCGTCGACATGCAGCGGTTGATGCAGATCGTGCGCCTGGGAACACCGATCGCGCTGACCGTCACTGCCGAGGGAGGGATTTTCGGCGGCGCGGCCTTCATGATGGGCAATATCGGCACCTCGCAACTGGCGGCGCACACCGTTGCGCTGCAGATCGCGGCGCTGGCTTTCCAGGTGCCGTTCGGAATCGGCCAGGCGGCGACGATCCGCGTCGGCTATTTCTTCGGCGCGCGCGACCGGGCCGGGATAATGCGCGCCGGCTGGACGGCTATTGCGATGGGCACCGGCTTCATGGCGGTCACGGCCACGGCGATGATCGTCATCCCCATGCCGCTGCTGGCGATATACGTCGATCCCTGGGCGCCCGAAAATGCGGTGCTGGTCGCATTCGCGCTGCGATATCTGGTGATCGCCGCCGCTTTTCAGCTGTTCGACGGAATCCAGGCCGTCGCGGCCGGGGCGCTGCGCGGCCTGCAGGATACGCGCATACCGATGTGGATCGCGATCTTCAGCTACTGGGTTCCGGGCATGGGAGCGTCTCTCCTCCTCGGCTTCGCCACGCCGCTGCAGGGGCGCGGCGTGTGGCTGGGCCTCGCCATCGGGCTGACGGTCGCCGCGGCGCTGCTGGTCTGGCGCTGGCGGCGGCGCGACGCGCTGGGCCTGACCCTGCGACAAGTCGCACCCGCCTGA
- a CDS encoding host attachment protein, which produces MKLPHNAHVALVDGTTFVVMQNKGKPFEPELETVAKPELSTTNFSAGVRHQDPVSQQQGRTDLNELAHGAAAAEWLNARAIADEIDRVLVIADPKTLGEMRRHYHTELEKRLVGEIAKTMTGETSTRIAEAIAAA; this is translated from the coding sequence ATGAAATTGCCGCACAACGCTCACGTCGCGCTGGTCGACGGGACCACTTTCGTCGTCATGCAGAACAAGGGCAAGCCGTTCGAGCCGGAGTTGGAGACGGTCGCCAAGCCCGAGTTGTCGACGACCAACTTCAGCGCCGGGGTGCGCCATCAGGACCCCGTCAGCCAGCAGCAGGGGCGTACCGATCTCAACGAACTGGCCCACGGCGCCGCGGCTGCGGAGTGGCTCAATGCCCGCGCCATCGCCGACGAGATCGATCGGGTGCTGGTGATTGCCGATCCCAAGACGCTGGGCGAAATGCGCCGCCACTATCACACCGAACTGGAAAAGCGGCTGGTCGGCGAAATTGCGAAAACCATGACCGGCGAGACGAGCACGCGGATCGCGGAGGCAATCGCCGCCGCCTGA
- a CDS encoding DUF305 domain-containing protein, whose product MIARRFARLSLAAGLLAGTSALAAQDVPILQPGAPGQPTRTLAADEATRLANTAFSPADVAFMQAMIVHHRQAVDMAALVEERTNNPDIVAIAGRIDASQKDEIGFMTEWLRERGQDIAMAGMGHAHRHEAMRGMATPEQMAQLADSRGTAFDRLFLQLMIPHHRGAIDMVEELHEQPGTAYEPVLFEFTNDVVSDQQAEIDRMNAVLAGLSDDPRVALAPGLRDAGEAIGNLRLVAALPKPPGFFDPENPAQLRPLKPEKDGDSAHEGHADRTAGEDGGAADEEDDKPQFGERGSLLSFANTDMAFSGDLLVAGNYHGFNAYRLGEDGVPQLVSSTVCPGGQGDVSIVGDLLIMSVEDSRGRVDCGLQGVDGRTSPERFRGLRIFDIADITRPVQVGQVQTCRGSHTHSIVAADDDRIVVYNSGTSYVREEDELEGCSDTAGDDTALFSIDVIEIPMANPAAARIVDRPRVFASDGRIAGLWRGGDHGEGTQKTSRTDQCHDITVFPAKNIAAGACSGNGIILDISDPLKPVRIDDVTDKGFAYWHSATFNNDGTKVLFTDEWGGGGRPRCQAGDPRNWGANAIYAIEDGKLAFRSLYKLPAPQTDKENCVAHNGSIIPVPGRDIFVQAWYQGGISVIDFTDAENPIEIAYFDRGPVDKDQLVTGGYWSAYWYRGRIYATEITRGLDVFALEPSEFLTEAEIAAAAAAQYPGDVFNPQTQTQVTWPAEAVAAAEASRQGG is encoded by the coding sequence ATGATCGCACGCCGTTTCGCCCGCCTGTCGCTTGCCGCAGGCCTGCTCGCCGGGACGAGCGCCCTTGCCGCGCAGGACGTGCCGATCCTCCAGCCCGGTGCGCCCGGGCAGCCGACCCGCACGCTTGCCGCGGACGAGGCGACGCGCCTTGCCAATACGGCCTTCTCGCCGGCCGACGTGGCCTTCATGCAGGCCATGATCGTTCACCACCGGCAGGCCGTCGACATGGCCGCGCTGGTGGAGGAGCGGACCAACAATCCCGACATCGTGGCGATTGCCGGCCGCATCGACGCCAGCCAGAAGGACGAGATCGGCTTCATGACCGAATGGCTGCGCGAGCGGGGCCAGGATATCGCGATGGCGGGGATGGGCCACGCGCACCGGCATGAGGCGATGAGAGGCATGGCAACGCCCGAGCAGATGGCGCAGCTCGCCGATTCGCGCGGCACGGCCTTCGACCGGCTGTTCCTGCAACTGATGATCCCGCACCACAGGGGCGCCATCGACATGGTCGAAGAGCTGCATGAGCAGCCCGGCACCGCCTACGAGCCGGTCCTGTTCGAGTTCACCAACGACGTGGTGAGCGATCAGCAGGCCGAAATCGACCGTATGAACGCGGTGCTCGCCGGGCTGTCCGACGATCCGCGGGTGGCGCTGGCCCCCGGCTTGCGCGACGCGGGGGAAGCGATCGGCAATTTGCGCCTGGTGGCCGCCCTGCCCAAGCCGCCGGGCTTCTTCGACCCGGAAAACCCGGCCCAGCTGCGCCCGCTCAAGCCCGAAAAGGACGGCGATTCCGCGCACGAGGGGCACGCCGATCGGACCGCGGGCGAGGACGGCGGCGCCGCGGACGAAGAGGACGACAAGCCGCAGTTCGGCGAGCGCGGATCGCTGCTCTCGTTCGCCAATACCGACATGGCCTTTTCCGGCGACCTGCTCGTCGCCGGCAACTATCACGGGTTCAACGCCTATCGCCTGGGCGAGGACGGCGTGCCGCAGCTGGTCAGCTCGACCGTCTGCCCGGGCGGGCAGGGCGACGTTTCCATCGTCGGCGACCTGCTGATCATGAGCGTCGAGGACAGCCGCGGGCGGGTCGACTGCGGGTTGCAGGGGGTCGACGGCCGCACCAGTCCCGAGCGCTTCCGGGGCCTGCGCATTTTCGACATCGCCGACATAACCCGCCCCGTTCAGGTCGGCCAGGTGCAGACCTGCCGCGGCAGCCACACGCACTCGATCGTGGCGGCCGACGACGATCGGATCGTGGTGTACAATTCGGGCACGTCCTATGTGCGCGAGGAGGACGAGCTGGAGGGGTGCAGCGACACGGCCGGCGACGATACCGCGCTGTTTTCCATCGACGTGATCGAAATCCCGATGGCCAACCCGGCAGCGGCGCGCATCGTCGACCGCCCCCGCGTTTTCGCCAGCGACGGCCGGATCGCCGGTCTCTGGCGCGGCGGCGACCATGGCGAAGGCACGCAGAAGACCAGCCGGACCGACCAGTGCCACGACATCACGGTGTTTCCGGCGAAGAACATCGCCGCCGGCGCCTGTTCGGGCAACGGGATCATCCTCGACATCTCCGACCCGCTCAAGCCGGTGCGGATCGACGACGTGACCGACAAGGGTTTCGCCTACTGGCATTCGGCGACGTTCAACAACGATGGAACGAAGGTCTTGTTCACCGACGAATGGGGCGGCGGTGGCCGGCCGCGCTGCCAGGCGGGCGATCCGCGCAACTGGGGCGCGAACGCGATCTACGCGATCGAGGACGGCAAGCTCGCCTTCCGCAGCCTCTACAAGCTGCCGGCCCCGCAGACCGACAAGGAGAACTGCGTCGCGCACAACGGCTCGATCATTCCGGTGCCCGGGCGCGATATTTTCGTGCAGGCCTGGTACCAGGGTGGGATCAGCGTGATCGACTTCACCGATGCCGAAAATCCGATCGAAATCGCCTATTTCGATCGCGGCCCGGTGGACAAGGATCAGCTGGTCACCGGCGGATACTGGTCGGCCTATTGGTACAGGGGCCGGATCTACGCGACCGAGATCACCCGCGGGCTCGACGTTTTCGCGCTGGAACCGAGCGAGTTCCTGACCGAAGCCGAAATCGCCGCCGCGGCCGCGGCGCAGTATCCGGGCGATGTCTTCAATCCGCAGACGCAGACGCAAGTGACCTGGCCGGCCGAAGCCGTCGCCGCGGCGGAGGCAAGCCGCCAAGGGGGCTGA
- the groL gene encoding chaperonin GroEL (60 kDa chaperone family; promotes refolding of misfolded polypeptides especially under stressful conditions; forms two stacked rings of heptamers to form a barrel-shaped 14mer; ends can be capped by GroES; misfolded proteins enter the barrel where they are refolded when GroES binds), which produces MAAKDVKFSRDARERILAGVDTLANAVKVTLGPKGRNVVIDKSFGAPRITKDGVTVAKEIELSDKFENMGAQMLREVASKTNDLAGDGTTTATVLAQSIVREGMKSVAAGMNPMDLKRGIDLAVTKVVENLKGRSKDVSGSSEIAQVGVISANGDREVGEKIAEAMEKVGKEGVITVEEAKGLEFELDVVEGMQFDRGYLSPYFITNPEKMTVELENPYILIHEKKLSNLQSMLPVLEAAVQSGRPLLIIAEDIEGEALATLVVNKLRGGLKVAAVKAPGFGDRRKAMLQDIAILTKGEMISEDLGIKLENVTLNMLGQAKKVTIDKDNTTIVDGAGDADDIKARVGEIRTQIDNTTSDYDREKLQERLAKLAGGVAVIKVGGASEVEVKERKDRVDDALHATRAAVEEGIVPGGGTALLYATAALADLKGANDDQTRGVDIVRRALQAPIRQIAENAGHDGAVVAGKLIDGDDETLGFNAATDTYENLVQAGVIDPTKVVRAALQDAASVAGLLITTEAAISEKPEDKSAAPAMPDMGGGMGGMGF; this is translated from the coding sequence ATGGCTGCCAAGGACGTAAAGTTCAGCCGCGACGCGCGCGAACGCATTCTCGCCGGTGTCGACACGCTGGCCAACGCCGTCAAGGTCACACTCGGCCCCAAAGGCCGCAACGTTGTCATCGACAAGAGCTTCGGCGCGCCGCGCATCACCAAGGACGGCGTCACTGTCGCCAAGGAAATCGAGCTTTCCGACAAGTTCGAGAACATGGGCGCGCAGATGCTGCGCGAAGTGGCCAGCAAAACCAATGATCTTGCAGGTGACGGCACCACCACGGCCACTGTGCTTGCCCAGTCGATCGTGCGCGAAGGCATGAAGTCGGTCGCCGCCGGGATGAACCCGATGGATCTGAAGCGCGGCATCGATCTGGCCGTGACCAAGGTGGTCGAGAACCTCAAGGGCCGCTCGAAGGACGTTTCCGGTTCTTCCGAAATCGCCCAGGTCGGCGTGATCTCCGCCAACGGCGACCGCGAAGTCGGCGAGAAGATCGCCGAGGCGATGGAGAAAGTCGGCAAGGAAGGCGTGATCACCGTCGAGGAAGCCAAGGGCCTCGAATTCGAACTCGACGTCGTCGAAGGTATGCAGTTCGATCGCGGCTATCTCAGCCCCTACTTCATCACCAACCCGGAGAAGATGACGGTCGAACTCGAAAACCCGTACATCCTGATCCACGAGAAGAAGCTGTCGAACCTGCAGTCGATGCTGCCGGTGCTCGAAGCCGCGGTTCAGTCGGGCCGTCCGCTGCTGATCATCGCCGAGGACATCGAGGGCGAGGCGCTCGCCACGCTCGTCGTCAACAAGCTGCGCGGCGGCCTGAAGGTCGCGGCGGTCAAGGCGCCGGGCTTCGGCGATCGCCGCAAGGCCATGCTGCAGGACATCGCGATCCTGACCAAGGGCGAAATGATCAGCGAGGATCTCGGCATCAAGCTCGAGAACGTCACGCTGAACATGCTCGGCCAGGCCAAGAAGGTCACCATCGACAAGGATAACACGACCATCGTCGATGGCGCCGGCGATGCCGACGACATCAAGGCCCGCGTCGGCGAGATCCGCACGCAGATCGACAACACCACCAGCGATTACGACCGCGAGAAGCTGCAGGAGCGTCTCGCCAAGCTCGCCGGCGGCGTTGCCGTGATCAAGGTCGGCGGTGCGTCCGAAGTCGAAGTGAAGGAACGCAAGGATCGCGTCGACGACGCGCTCCACGCGACCCGCGCCGCGGTCGAGGAAGGCATCGTCCCGGGCGGCGGCACGGCGCTGCTCTATGCCACCGCGGCCCTCGCCGATCTCAAGGGCGCGAACGACGACCAGACGCGCGGCGTCGACATCGTTCGCCGCGCGCTCCAGGCGCCGATCCGCCAGATCGCCGAAAACGCCGGCCACGACGGCGCGGTCGTTGCGGGCAAGCTGATCGACGGCGACGACGAAACGCTCGGCTTCAACGCTGCGACCGACACGTACGAGAACCTCGTCCAGGCCGGCGTGATCGACCCGACCAAGGTCGTGCGTGCCGCGCTGCAGGATGCGGCCTCGGTCGCCGGCCTGCTGATCACCACCGAAGCGGCGATCAGCGAAAAGCCGGAAGACAAGTCGGCTGCCCCCGCTATGCCCGACATGGGCGGCGGCATGGGCGGCATGGGCTTCTAA